A window of the Cannabis sativa cultivar Pink pepper isolate KNU-18-1 chromosome X, ASM2916894v1, whole genome shotgun sequence genome harbors these coding sequences:
- the LOC133032634 gene encoding glutamyl-tRNA reductase 1, chloroplastic-like, translating to MAVSTSFAGAKLEALLFKSSSANTTTSTSRVAPSSSPLSSFCKPIRARRALIQRGVVRCDVSASETSVQTNEPGGSNISALEQLKTSAADRYTKERSSIVVIGLSVHTTPVEIREKLAIPEAEWPRAIGELCGLNHIEEAAVLSTCNRMEIYVVALSQHRGVKEVTEWMSKTSGIPASEICKHRFLLYNKDATQHLFEVSAGLDSLVLGEGQILAQVKQVVKVGQGIVGFGRNISGLFKHAITVGKRVRTETNIAAGAVSVSSAAVELALMKLPESSHTTARMLVIGAGKMGKLVIKHLVAKGCTKMMVVNRSEERVAAIREEINGVEIIYKPLTEMLTCAAEADVVFTSTASETPLFLKEHVKDLPAVDQETGGYRLFVDISVPRNVGSCVGEVETARIYNVDDLKEVVAANKEDRLRKAMEAQAIIADESKQFEAWRDSLETVPTIKKLRAYAERIRAAELEKCLSKMGDDISKKTRKAVDDLSRGIMNKLLHGPMQHLRCDGSDSRTLSETLENMHALNRMFSLETEISVLEQKIRAKVEQTQK from the exons ATGGCTGTCTCTACAAGTTTCGCCGGTGCAAAGTTGGAGGCTTTACTGTTCAAGTCCTCTTCGGCTAATACGACGACGTCCACCTCCAGGGTTGCTCCCTCTTCTTCTCCACTTTCATCTTTTTGCAAACCAATTCGTGCCAGAAGAGCCCTGATTCAGAGAGGGGTCGTTAGGTGCGATGTCTCTGCTTCTGAGACTTCGGTTCAGACTAATGAGCCGGGTGGTTCTAATATCTCCGCGCTTGAACAGCTCAAGACCTCTGCTGCTGATA GGTATACTAAGGAGAGGAGCAGTATTGTGGTGATTGGACTCAGTGTTCACACTACACCTGTTGAAATCCGAGAAAAGCTTGCAATTCCAGAAGCAGAATGGCCTCGAGCCATAGGGGAGCTTTGTGGGTTAAATCATATAGAAGAAGCTGCTGTTCTTAGTACCTGCAACAGAATGGAGATATATGTGGTAGCTCTATCTCAGCATCGTGGTGTAAAAGAAGTGACAGAGTGGATGTCAAAG ACAAGTGGTATCCCTGCTTCGGAGATTTGCAAGCATCGGTTTTTACTGTATAACAAAGATGCAACACAGCATCTCTTTGAAGTATCAGCAGGTCTCGACTCTCTTGTCCTTGGAGAAGGACAAATCCTTGCACAGGTTAAACAAGTTGTCAAAGTTGGGCAAGGAATTGTTGGCTTTGGTAGGAACATTAGTGGACTGTTTAAGCATGCAATCACTGTGGGAAAGCGGGTTAGAACTGAGACCAACATTGCTGCAGGTGCAGTTTCTGTGAGCTCTGCTGCTGTTGAACTTGCCTTAATGAAGCTTCCTGAATCATCTCACACTACTGCTCGTATGTTGGTGATTGGAGCTGGAAAGATGGGAAAGCTTGTGATCAAACACTTGGTTGCAAAAGGTTGTACAAAAATGATGGTTGTGAATAGATCCGAAGAAAGAGTTGCGGCCATCCGTGAGGAGATTAACGGTGTAGAGATCATCTACAAACCCCTTACTGAGATGCTAACTTGTGCTGCTGAAGCAGATGTTGTGTTTACTAGCACGGCATCAGAGACTCCATTATTTTTGAAAGAGCATGTGAAGGATCTTCCTGCTGTTGATCAAGAAACTGGGGGTTATAGGCTCTTCGTTGATATTTCTGTCCCTCGGAATGTTGGTTCATGTGTTGGGGAGGTTGAGACTGCAAGGATTTACAATGTTGATGATCTGAAAGAGGTTGTAGCTGCTAATAAAGAAGATCGTCTCCGCAAAGCAATGGAGGCTCAGGCAATTATTGCTGATGAATCAAAACAATTTGAAGCATGGAGGGACTCACTGGAGACTGTTCCGACCATCAAGAAACTGAGAGCTTATGCTGAAAGAATAAGGGCTGCTGAGCTAGAAAAATGCTTATCAAAGATGGGAGACGACATCTCCAAGAAAACAAGAAAAGCTGTGGATGATCTTAGCCGAGGTATCATGAACAAGCTACTACATGGTCCAATGCAACACTTGAGATGTGATGGTAGTGATAGCCGGACTTTGTCAGAAACTCTTGAGAATATGCATGCACTTAATAGAATGTTCAGTCTCGAGACAGAGATATCTGTGTTGGAGCAAAAGATTCGAGCCAAGGTGGAACAAACCCAGAAGTAA
- the LOC133032633 gene encoding chlorophyllide a oxygenase, chloroplastic, whose amino-acid sequence MNAIATAAALSLPISLCRSSKLKYRKGVKARFRVFAVLEEEAWVEKKSGWGPLFDVEDPRAKFPQSKGKFLDVNQALEVARFDIQYCDWRARQDVLTIMLLHEKVVEVLNPLARDYKSIGTMKKELAELQDELSQAHTQVHISEARVATAFDKLAYMEELVNDKLLQDGKTTTKIPEPTTHSPSSYSESSVDVKRSPRKSLNVSGPVQPYHSNMKNFWYPVAFSTDLKDDTMIPIDCFEEPWVVFRGEDGKLGCVQNTCAHRACPLHLGSVNEGRIQCPYHGWEYSTDGECKKMPSTRLLKVKIKSLPCFEKEGMIWVWPGSDPPSPNLPSLKPPPGFQVHAEIVMELPVEHGLLLDNLLDLAHAPFTHTSTFAKGWTVPSLVKFLTPASGLQGYWDPYPIDMEFRPPCMVLSTIGISKPGKLEGQNTQQCATHLHQLHVCLPSSREKTRLLYRMSLDFAPLLKHVPFIDRLWKHFAEQVLNEDLRLVLGQQERMINGANVWNWPVSYDKLGVRYRVWRDAVERGAKQIPFSESM is encoded by the exons ATGAACGCCATCGCTACAGCTGCAGCTCTCTCTTTGCCAATATCCCTTTGTAGATCATCTAAGCTTAAATACAGGAAG GGTGTAAAAGCAAGGTTTAGGGTGTTTGCTGTACTGGAGGAGGAAGCATGGGTGGAGAAGAAGAGTGGTTGGGGTCCTCTTTTCGATGTGGAGGATCCAAGAGCCAAGTTTCCTCAGAGCAAAGGCAAGTTCTTAGATGTAAATCAGGCACTTGAAGTGGCTAGATTTGATATTCAGTACTGTGATTGGCGAGCTCGGCAAGATGTTCTGACAATCATGCTTCTTCATGAGAAG GTCGTGGAAGTTTTGAATCCTTTAGCTCGTGATTACAAGTCTATTGGTACCATGAAGAAGGAGCTAGCTGAATTGCAAGATGAACTATCACAAGCTCATACACAG GTACATATATCTGAAGCAAGGGTTGCCACTGCTTTTGATAAACTAGCTTACATGGAAGAGTTGGTGAATGATAAGCTATTACAAGATGGGAAAACAACCACTAAGATACCTGAGCCAACAACCCATTCACCAAGTTCTTACTCAGAGTCTTCAGTTGATGTGAAGAGAAGTCCTAGAAAAAGCTTGAATGTTTCAGGTCCTGTTCAACCTTACCATTCTAACATGAAGAACTTCTGGTACCCAGTTGCCTTTTCCACTGACCTTAAGGATGACACGATG ATTCCCATTGACTGTTTTGAAGAACCATGGGTAGTCTTTCGCGGAGAAGATGGAAAACTCGGATGTGTCCAGAACACCTGCGCACACAGAGCGTGCCCTCTTCACCTTGGTTCTGTAAATGAGGGTCGTATCCAATGTCCATACCATG GTtgggagtactcaacagatggTGAGTGCAAGAAAATGCCATCTACAAGATTACTAAAAGTGAAAATCAAGTCTTTGCCTTGTTTTGAGAAAGAAGGGATGATCTGGGTTTGGCCAGGCAGTGATCCTCCCTCTCCCAATCTCCCTTCCTTAAAACCTCCTCCAGGATTTCAAGTCCATGCAGAG ATAGTCATGGAACTTCCGGTTGAACATGGGCTACTTTTAGATAACCTTTTGGATCTTGCTCATGCTCCTTTCACTCACACATCCACCTTTGCAAAAGGATGGACTGTCCCCAG CTTGGTGAAATTCTTGACACCTGCATCTGGCTTGCAAGGATACTGGGATCCGTATCCAATAGATATGGAGTTTAGACCTCCTTGTATGGTACTCTCAACTATTGGAATCTCTAAGCCTGGCAAGCTAGAAGGACAGAATACACAACAATGCGCCACACACCTTCACCAACTTCATGTCTGCTTACCTTCATCAAGAGAGAAGACAAGACTGCTATACCGAATGTCGCTAGATTTTGCACCATTGCTTAAACATGTTCCTTTTATCGACCGTCTATGGAAGCATTTCGCTGAACAG GTTTTGAATGAGGATCTGAGGCTTGTACTTGGACAACAAGAGAGAATGATCAATGGAGCAAATGTATGGAATTGGCCAGTTTCATATGACAAACTAGGAGTTAGATATAGGGTATGGAGAGATGCAGTGGAAAGAGGAGCCAAGCAGATACCTTTCAGTGAATccatgtaa